A single window of Gossypium hirsutum isolate 1008001.06 chromosome A10, Gossypium_hirsutum_v2.1, whole genome shotgun sequence DNA harbors:
- the LOC107896372 gene encoding BURP domain protein USPL1, giving the protein MVFQFNFPVLLLCLMFLMCGRGNAVRDLEGKHDFESHGRDDEVESLDDKYVSAYFHQTFDSANHFDGGDEVKNLEDKYSTAYFHKSLDSGNHGRDDKAKILEDKYATAYFHKTSVFENHGEGDKLKSLEDKYSAAYFHNTQSSKMMKDHNMEHHHHYHNHVESAEIGLFTIDELHTFNVGKKLPIFFPIKNHSLYPPLLPKQIADTIPFSSSQVSNILRFFSVSPDSPKGKAVQDTLAKCELGAAQGETKICATSLESLHGFLSNAFGPHVDFKFISTRHPTITTPLFQSYTVLESPEEIESPKKVACHPMPYLYAVYFCHFDATEIKAFKLRLVGDVTGDKVDAVVLCHMDTSGWSSDHVAFRMLGIKQGNTVCHVFSQGNLVWINQPSDIAAGAI; this is encoded by the exons ATggtttttcaattcaattttccaGTTCTTCTATTATGTCTTATGTTTTTAATG TGTGGCAGAGGCAATGCAGTAAGGGATTTGGAAGGGAAACATGATTTTGAAAGCCATGGCAGAGACGACGAAGTGGAGAGTTTAGATGACAAGTACGTTAGCGCTTACTTTCATCAAACTTTTGATTCTGCAAATCACTTTGATGGAGGTGATGAAGTGAAGAATTTAGAAGACAAATATTCAACGGCTTACTTCCACAAATCGTTAGATTCTGGAAACCATGGCAGAGATGACAAAGCAAAGATATTGGAAGACAAGTATGCTACTGCGTACTTCCACAAGACTTCTGTTTTTGAAAACCATGGTGAAGGTGACAAATTAAAGAGTTTGGAAGATAAATATTCCGCGGCTTACTTTCACAACACACAATCTTCCAAAATGATGAAGGATCACAACATGGAACATCACCACCATTACCATAACCATGTTGAAAGTGCAGAGATAGGCTTGTTCACCATTGATGAACTACATACCTTTAACGTAGGGAAGAAATTACCCATCTTTTTCCCAATAAAAAACCACTCTCTTTACCCTCCTTTATTGCCTAAACAAATTGCTGACaccatccctttttcatcttcccAAGTTTCTAATATTCTACGATTCTTCTCAGTTTCTCCGGACTCCCCCAAAGGCAAAGCTGTTCAAGATACACTCGCAAAATGCGAACTCGGAGCAGCGCAAGGGGAGACCAAAATCTGTGCTACCTCTTTAGAATCTTTACATGGTTTTCTAAGCAATGCATTTGGACCCCATGTTGATTTCAAGTTCATAAGCACAAGGCATCCCACCATAACAACCCCACTCTTTCAAAGTTACACAGTTTTAGAATCCCCTGAAGAGATTGAATCTCCAAAGAAAGTAGCATGTCATCCAATGCCATATCTTTATGCAGTTTATTTCTGTCACTTTGATGCCACTGAGATTAAAGCTTTCAAACTCCGTTTAGTTGGTGATGTTACGGGAGATAAGGTGGATGCTGTTGTTCTTTGCCATATGGATACTTCAGGTTGGAGCTCTGATCATGTCGCTTTTCGCATGCTTGGTATTAAGCAAGGAAACACTGTTTGCCATGTATTTTCTCAAGGTAATCTTGTTTGGATTAATCAGCCATCGGATATCGCTGCCGGTGCCATATAA
- the LOC107889619 gene encoding uncharacterized protein, with protein MSLPAMLVGETVGEMLQANQFARQILAVVDNKTKNTSADPKTPLTKHRKQRCQFLKLAGKHEETDDELMDELEVQPRDDVDDEEFESNFTNLYSTGDEEDMLRWDKLLPGPRSRATHWKQTVLYLEDVLTICEGETIIGSMTVAPNKKNPRDVDIMVKYSLSGRRCVVSRVQFYKMR; from the exons ATGTCATTACCAGCAATGTTAGTAGGGGAAACAGTGGGTGAAATGCTTCAAGCAAATCAATTTGCAAGACAGATCCTAGCTGTTGTTGATAACAAAACCAAGAATACTTCTGCGGATCCTAAAACTCCATTGACTAAACACAGGAAGCAAAGATGTCAATTTTTAAAGTTGGCTGGGAAGCATGAGGAGAccgatgatgaattgatggatgaattggAGGTGCAACCACGAGACGATGTGGATGATGAAGAGTTCGAGTCAAATTTTACTAATTTGTACTCAACTGGTGATGAAGAGGACATGCTTCGCTGGGACAAACTCCTCCcag GACCAAGATCGCGAGCTACCCATTGGAAGCAAACAGTCCTATATCTAGAGGATGTGTTAACCATCTGTGAAGGGGAGACAATAATTGGGAGCATGACTGTTGCACCAAACAAGAAGAATCCCCGAGACGTTGATATAATGGTTAAATATTCATTGAGCGGACGACGTTGTGTGGTTTCGAGAGTTCAATTCTATAAGATGCGCTGA